The following DNA comes from Candidatus Methylacidiphilum fumarolicum.
AACTAAGGAAATGCTTGTGATGCTGCAAGAAGACTCCATTGCTGATAGCTCCGAAACAATTAAGGAACTTGACCTTCAATTGGTATCTTTTACAACGGTCCTTCCTGATATCATCAAGGCAATTGCTATATAAAAGATTCAAGACAATGCTTTTTGTTGTGAGAGAACTACCTCTCTGATTCTTTGGGCTGCTACGGTAATTTCTTCTTCCGTGGTAAATTTTCCGATAGAAAATCGAACCGAAGAGATGGCTTGAGAAGGCTCATATCCCATCGCCATAAGGACATGAGAAGGCTGACTGGTGCCAGACATACAGGCTGAGCCACTAGATGCTGCAATCCCTGCAAGATCAAGCCCTATTAAAAGATCATGTCCACTGAGTCCGGAAAAGAGGACAAGAAGCGTATTTGGTACTCTTCGATTAGGGTCTCCAACACGTTCTATACCTGGAAGATCAGCTAGGGATTCCCACAGCCTTTCGATGAGCCGAAATTGTCTTTCCTTTTGTTCCTCCATCTCTAGGAGAGAAATTTCTAAAGCCTTTGCAAGTCCAATGATTCCTAACAAATTCTCTGTTCCCCCTCTCTTCCCTTTTTCTTGATTGCCGCCATAGATTAGTCTTTCAAAAGGAACCCCCTCTTTGATAAAAAGGATTCCTACTCCTTTGGGTCCATAAAATTTATGAGCTGAAAGGCTAGCCAAAGACAATCCTTTTATATCTATGGGAACTTTACCGATGCTCTGGACAATGTCGGAATGAAAAAAAATTTCTTTTTGTTTGCACAGATTCGCTATTTCTTCAATTGGCTGGC
Coding sequences within:
- a CDS encoding cysteine desulfurase family protein; the encoded protein is MKRIYLDYNASTPMHPEVIKEIASGMTVMGNPSSIHEEGRQARFLIEKAREKVAQLLGVKSKEIIFTSGGSESDSLALMGVVYGNKKKKNHIVLSAIEHHAVLETAFSLEKNGCKISFVPCSKQGIVDLEKLSSHLTDQTLLVSIQSANNETGVCQPIEEIANLCKQKEIFFHSDIVQSIGKVPIDIKGLSLASLSAHKFYGPKGVGILFIKEGVPFERLIYGGNQEKGKRGGTENLLGIIGLAKALEISLLEMEEQKERQFRLIERLWESLADLPGIERVGDPNRRVPNTLLVLFSGLSGHDLLIGLDLAGIAASSGSACMSGTSQPSHVLMAMGYEPSQAISSVRFSIGKFTTEEEITVAAQRIREVVLSQQKALS